TGGTGTGGGAGAATCTCATATTTGTAGTGTAAATATCAAGTATTATTTTAATGGGATAAGAATAAAATGAAAGGTTTAAAAACTATGGAAGATCACATATTAGATTAGCGTATGAGCAGAAACAGAGATGCGTTACTGTTAGAGCCTGCAATGGGTAGGAAAAGCCCACTTAATTGAAAATTCAGGAAGATTGAAAATGATTTGGGTTGTGGCATCGAGAGCctatcttttgcaaaatagttttCCAACATTCCAAGGCGAGAGTTTAGCGTCCCCACTCAAGCAAAGAGCATAAAATTGCAGCTACTGCGTGTCGCATGTAACAAAAAACGCCTTTCTCCATTTATTGACCTCCATTTATGAAAGCACTGCACGGGAGTTAACTGTCACACTGAAACAAGTTGCAACCCATTTGTCAAAAGGATCATCGGTGGCTACAGTTTCTTCGCATAAATGAATCTAATGCATCCGCCAAGATGAAACTTTTGGTCAAACTTGTCACTTCTAGGCTTCTAGCTCATGCCTCCTGTCTTGCGCATTCAAACCGATTTAGTGAACTGTAGTCTAGTTGGAGATTCTACCTTTTTCAGATTGTGATTAGTGCAACAAAAATTGTAATGATGTAAAGTAAGACACTGGTGATTTTACAAGATAAGGTTGGGTCATAAACCTAACCAAATCATTGTCAAGTTGATTCTAAGGTTCAAATAAACATACTGCCTTAAATTTTTTGTTCAGGAAACCCGTCAAATAATCTTTATGCATTCAAACTTTTGTTCTTAACATCCTTATTCCCATTTCCCTCatttgcaatatatatataaatcaacttTACTTTCTGACCACAAAGTTCTAAATGCTGAAACTAATCTCCTTCTAAACAATATCAGACTTTGATTAATATGGTCTTAAAAAGATATTGAAATAGTAATAGCCATTTTCGAAGCTTTTGAATTCGCTTACTAAAAGCCCCAACTGCATTTTCTAACCAACGCGACATTAAATGAGACGATGATTGCtggtaaaaatatcataaaagttTTTGTACTAGATTTTAGATTGTATTTTGCATTCTCTATTagaaaattaagtaaattagttcCTATACATTAGATTATAGAGTAAACTggtcttttttaaaaattcatccatttctactgctAAGAACTAACATGActgacaaaataaccaaataatAACATATGACATGCCCAAGTACCTTATGTTGGTTTATAGtgactaatttttaatagtaaaaatagatttttttagcaaaaagaccaatttatcttttaatttaatgcatagagactaatttatccattttttaataaaatgagcaTGTGGCAATTTAACTTTTAGTATAAGggcctctatgatacttttattgTAAGATGGCATATTTattgaaatagaaaaaagaaaaagggggggGAATGTTCCTTCGTATGGGGAGTAGAATtcagaggtgttcatgggtcgagTTCATGtaatatatttagattaattttttaagtatGTTTTCAACTCAATTCAATTTAAGAAAGGTAAATTTGGACTGGACCCAACCTCCTCCgcccatatttgattttttagattaacttttatttaaaaacaatttttaaaaaatatataatgcaataaataaacactaaaataaatattttctaacatattaaaaaaatttatatttaaaaaatactaccataaatataataaatattttattatattaaaatgcacaaataactataataaatattttattgttctaaatataatatttaaaattttatatttttagttaagttatttagttggataattcttttttaagtttttagcaataatttaattattatcaagttaataatttgatataaatatataattattatttaatatatataattaatataattatgttttataacataatatatttaatccgagtcaagtttaaaaaaaaattattatctaagacttgattcatataaaaagtcacttaaattttatttaaacttattttcTAAACTAAGTATTTTTATCTAAACTCTCTATTTTTTGAATCAGCTATCGGATCAGGTATTCGAATAGAATCTACAAGCTATCATCCGCTTTTTGCACATGCACAGGTTAGCAGCTGGCCGACCTCATTCACGCCTTTTGGTCTGGCTGATATCACAAATAACCACAGTCCATTATGCTTGcttttgaccaaatttccatttATTATTATCCAAAACGAAGCCCTTTTTTGCTTTGTTGAAATTTCAATTTCGTCCTCTTCTCTTTAGAAGCAGAACCAAATATGGGAGCCAACACGTCGGAACCTACCTCATTCCGAACTCCACGAACTCGCTCGAATCAGTCCCCTCGAACTCCAGCGAGTCACCTGAGCCCATCTCCCTCCACTTCTGAATCTAATCCCACCACCGCAGCTTACACTAACACTTCATCTTACACGAAAGATACGTCGTGGGGTACCTCGCTGTCATGTCAATCTTCTCTTTCAAGCCTCCGCCAATCCCTCTCCGAAAATCCTCACATCTACGACATAACCGAAATCCGAACTGCCACCAACAACTTCTTAGCCAAGCGCTACTCCTCCACTTCCTCCTCTGCCGTCTCTGCCGCTGCTTGCTGGCGCTGCAACCTCAGGGGCCGTGATACTGTCGTTTTCCAACGCAAGTTTCGCCGTAAAATCCAGACGTCTCAACTGAAAGAACGGATGTCCATCATTTGTAGAAGCAATCACATGAGTATAATCAAACTCCTCGGCGCTTCCATATCCGGCGATCATATTTACCTTGTTTATGAGTTCATACAAGGATCAAATCTCGTTGAGTGCTTGAGAAACCCTAGAAACCCGAGCTATACTGTTCTCTCGACGTGGATTTCGCGAATGCAAATCGCTACGGACCTCGCTCACGGTCTCGACTATGTTCACAATAACACCGGATTAAATCTCAGCATCGTTCACAATCACATTAAGAGCAGTAGCATTATTGTCACAGAGCCTTCTTTCAATGCCAAGATTTGCCATTTTGGAACGGCACAGCTTCGTCGCGAAACGGACGACATCGAAACGCTGGAAACCGGCTCTTCGAAACGAGAAACAGAAATCGAAGGAGGTAACGCGAGTTTTAGGGAATTGAAGAGATACGATAGTGGAGATAGGCATTTCGAAGGGTTGAGAGATTACATGTCGCCAGAATTCAGATCCAGCGGCAGCGTGACACAGAAATCTGATGTTTTCGCCTTCGGAGTAGTGATTTTGGAGCTACTATCCGGGGAGGAACCGTTGAAATACCGATACGACAAAGAAACCGGTGATTTTCTAAGGACATCTGTGATAGATACTGCTATGGCAGCCACGGCGGAGGGCAGGGAAGGGTTGAGGCAGTGGGTTGATAGGAGGATGAATGATTCGTTTCCAGTTGAGGTGGCGGAGAAGTTGATACAACTAGCGTTGGATTGCGTACACGTGGATCCTGATAACCGGCCTGATATGGGACGCGTGGCAGGGAAGATATCCAAACTTTATCTTGAGTCGAGGATTTGGTTGGAAAATGTAAAAGTTCCAACAGGCATTTCGGTCTCCTTGGCACCCAGATGAGTTGGGTATATGGCGGCTCATTTATTTAGTTCATACTCTTTTTCTAATGGCATAaggattttttttccaaattaaaatgatttttttttaatttagagtgCGAAAAGATTCATTATGACTTTGTTAATGATTCGCCTTAGATATTGACAGAAGTGGGAGAAAACGAAGATACAGATTTTGATTTGCTTGTTGGGTTGAAAATTGAAAtctcaatattttaatattaggAAAACAGAATAATTGTCCTGTAGGCAGCACATAACTGCAAATTAGGTCAATCTTAGAAATTGTTACTGCGAATTTGCCTTGTTAAAGAGAAAAATGGATCTACAAGTATGGGAAGATGTAAAGAAATTGATTCTCtttttgcttattatttaagcTGTTTgttcattttctcttatttaatttcatattttctttcatgaCAAACAAAGGAAAATTGGAAAACAATCTTGTTTACATTGCCAACAGATATTGGAATTCGAAGTCATATGGTATTTTCTCCACAGTGATGGATACCTTGCCACTATTGTGGCTCCTGAAGCAGTCCACCATTGATTTCCTTAGTGAACCAGATGTGGGTAACTGCTGACAAACCCACTGGACCAATGAGGTCATATCAACTGAAAAATCAAACATGTTTCGAAGCAGAAGCTCAGGGAGTGCAATCTTTTTTGTGTTGGTCACCGCAATTGAAGCTTGCAAGTATTCTAATTTTGATTTCTCCAGTTCAGCTGCAACTCCATCAGCCGTGTATATTCTCACCTGCCACGGAAATTTATTCAAGAGTTTCTTTGGATCAGGTACATCTGCCATAGAAAGAGTTCCAAAATTAAGACCCAAACTTACTGCAGGAGAAGACCGAGTTCCGCAGCTCAGGGCAAATGTGACATTCGGATCCATCAATTGGAGTCCATAAAGTTTGCGGACAATGGCTTCTTGATTATCCTTACCATCCTTCTGATAAGCCTTAGAGAAATCATGGTTTTAGTATAACTTGGACAAACTCTCAAGCAGAAGCAGAACAGTGTTAAAATGTACCTCTTTCATGTTCGAAGATGCTGGTTTCCTCAGAATATAGTGCTCCATTGCTTGCGCACTTATTGTGTTGCCTCCAACGTTGAGAGTTGCCTGAAACTCATTGTCATGTTTCTATTTTGGCGAAAGATTTGATATTCATGCAGAAGCACTTAGGAAGCTAACTAGGAATGTACCTTGTTCATCAGTGTCAAAAACTTTTCTGGGGTATTAGGCACACCATATTGGAGATATCCCTGTAACTAGTAATGTCAATCCACAGATACAAAAGGAGGGGGCTTAAATAAAAGGAAAGCATCACAACATTTAATGTAAGGTTAAGCACAAATCAAGCAAAGACCCCCACtcaagagaaataaacaaaaggaaatttaaatTCTTTTCCATACTATACATGCATGATGCAGGCATTGTACATGTTGATCCAGAATGCTAATTTTTGCTGGTAAGTCAACGATCTCAGGTCCACTTTCTGGAGATTGCTCATCAGCACCCTGAAGATGGAAAACAGAGAAATGGATCAGAAATTGCCTTTCTTCATTCTGTTGCttctgaaatttttatagtaatttcTGTAAGAACTCTTGTATCCAGATTATGCGGCAGACCTTAGCTTTTTAAGTAAAGGAATAGAACTTGAAATGCATTTGGGGTCCATAGAGTTTGATGCGAATATGACCAGGTTCTTGTAAGGACCAATGTCCCTTGGAATAGACTCTTCCATGTCGAAGATACCATAGGGGTCTTGTTGCCTCGATTCTTTCTGTGACCCAAGGCTTGACTTTGGATTTAGAGTACTTTCCACCCTAAAGCTTCTTGAGCTTAAGGGTGTGCTCATAAACCTGGTAATAGGGCCTGACTTCTCCAGTTCCATTGCTCTTGATGTTCTAAGTAGCCTGACAAAAATAAAGTTCAAACATTTCATGATATTCTCAGATAGCTTGTTGGGATGCCAATTCTGGCTGCTCTCTTCT
The sequence above is drawn from the Gossypium hirsutum isolate 1008001.06 chromosome A05, Gossypium_hirsutum_v2.1, whole genome shotgun sequence genome and encodes:
- the LOC107958564 gene encoding protein LYK5, whose protein sequence is MGANTSEPTSFRTPRTRSNQSPRTPASHLSPSPSTSESNPTTAAYTNTSSYTKDTSWGTSLSCQSSLSSLRQSLSENPHIYDITEIRTATNNFLAKRYSSTSSSAVSAAACWRCNLRGRDTVVFQRKFRRKIQTSQLKERMSIICRSNHMSIIKLLGASISGDHIYLVYEFIQGSNLVECLRNPRNPSYTVLSTWISRMQIATDLAHGLDYVHNNTGLNLSIVHNHIKSSSIIVTEPSFNAKICHFGTAQLRRETDDIETLETGSSKRETEIEGGNASFRELKRYDSGDRHFEGLRDYMSPEFRSSGSVTQKSDVFAFGVVILELLSGEEPLKYRYDKETGDFLRTSVIDTAMAATAEGREGLRQWVDRRMNDSFPVEVAEKLIQLALDCVHVDPDNRPDMGRVAGKISKLYLESRIWLENVKVPTGISVSLAPR
- the LOC107958562 gene encoding uncharacterized protein isoform X3; its protein translation is MVLDQFQLQVSMLQKMLNQEEKMLEILTRVHHQEAGSSISIPNFLPPKTKELLAELAMVEGEIARLESQISQLQLDLKQEKEATQAKQWQPGSLMSYLQGHPSTTSNPNPIKQGGQEKVVFETKALHFISKAIKGDYTLSDFSLNERMDSRLLSEQKENQFQGEVKFQERVPRKSSLLKAASPLRDPRHPSPKLRERIPESNWDLPPKSLSSTLLSEESSQNWHPNKLSENIMKCLNFIFVRLLRTSRAMELEKSGPITRFMSTPLSSRSFRVESTLNPKSSLGSQKESRQQDPYGIFDMEESIPRDIGPYKNLVIFASNSMDPKCISSSIPLLKKLRVLMSNLQKVDLRSLTYQQKLAFWINMYNACIMHGYLQYGVPNTPEKFLTLMNKATLNVGGNTISAQAMEHYILRKPASSNMKEAYQKDGKDNQEAIVRKLYGLQLMDPNVTFALSCGTRSSPAVRIYTADGVAAELEKSKLEYLQASIAVTNTKKIALPELLLRNMFDFSVDMTSLVQWVCQQLPTSGSLRKSMVDCFRSHNSGKVSITVEKIPYDFEFQYLLAM
- the LOC107958562 gene encoding uncharacterized protein isoform X2, which produces MASQADLSVNNMSLEIRKKKLSGQQKKEALEREVSMLQKMLNQEEKMLEILTRVHHQEAGSSISIPNFLPPKTKELLAELAMVEGEIARLESQISQLQLDLKQEKEATQAKQWQPGSLMSYLQGHPSTTSNPNPIKQGGQEKVVFETKALHFISKAIKGDYTLSDFSLNERMDSRLLSEQKENQFQGEVKFQERVPRKSSLLKAASPLRDPRHPSPKLRERIPESNWDLPPKSLSSTLLSEESSQNWHPNKLSENIMKCLNFIFVRLLRTSRAMELEKSGPITRFMSTPLSSRSFRVESTLNPKSSLGSQKESRQQDPYGIFDMEESIPRDIGPYKNLVIFASNSMDPKCISSSIPLLKKLRVLMSNLQKVDLRSLTYQQKLAFWINMYNACIMHGYLQYGVPNTPEKFLTLMNKATLNVGGNTISAQAMEHYILRKPASSNMKEKDGKDNQEAIVRKLYGLQLMDPNVTFALSCGTRSSPAVRIYTADGVAAELEKSKLEYLQASIAVTNTKKIALPELLLRNMFDFSVDMTSLVQWVCQQLPTSGSLRKSMVDCFRSHNSGKVSITVEKIPYDFEFQYLLAM
- the LOC107958562 gene encoding uncharacterized protein isoform X4; the protein is MLQKMLNQEEKMLEILTRVHHQEAGSSISIPNFLPPKTKELLAELAMVEGEIARLESQISQLQLDLKQEKEATQAKQWQPGSLMSYLQGHPSTTSNPNPIKQGGQEKVVFETKALHFISKAIKGDYTLSDFSLNERMDSRLLSEQKENQFQGEVKFQERVPRKSSLLKAASPLRDPRHPSPKLRERIPESNWDLPPKSLSSTLLSEESSQNWHPNKLSENIMKCLNFIFVRLLRTSRAMELEKSGPITRFMSTPLSSRSFRVESTLNPKSSLGSQKESRQQDPYGIFDMEESIPRDIGPYKNLVIFASNSMDPKCISSSIPLLKKLRVLMSNLQKVDLRSLTYQQKLAFWINMYNACIMHGYLQYGVPNTPEKFLTLMNKATLNVGGNTISAQAMEHYILRKPASSNMKEAYQKDGKDNQEAIVRKLYGLQLMDPNVTFALSCGTRSSPAVRIYTADGVAAELEKSKLEYLQASIAVTNTKKIALPELLLRNMFDFSVDMTSLVQWVCQQLPTSGSLRKSMVDCFRSHNSGKVSITVEKIPYDFEFQYLLAM
- the LOC107958562 gene encoding uncharacterized protein isoform X1; the protein is MASQADLSVNNMSLEIRKKKLSGQQKKEALEREVSMLQKMLNQEEKMLEILTRVHHQEAGSSISIPNFLPPKTKELLAELAMVEGEIARLESQISQLQLDLKQEKEATQAKQWQPGSLMSYLQGHPSTTSNPNPIKQGGQEKVVFETKALHFISKAIKGDYTLSDFSLNERMDSRLLSEQKENQFQGEVKFQERVPRKSSLLKAASPLRDPRHPSPKLRERIPESNWDLPPKSLSSTLLSEESSQNWHPNKLSENIMKCLNFIFVRLLRTSRAMELEKSGPITRFMSTPLSSRSFRVESTLNPKSSLGSQKESRQQDPYGIFDMEESIPRDIGPYKNLVIFASNSMDPKCISSSIPLLKKLRVLMSNLQKVDLRSLTYQQKLAFWINMYNACIMHGYLQYGVPNTPEKFLTLMNKATLNVGGNTISAQAMEHYILRKPASSNMKEAYQKDGKDNQEAIVRKLYGLQLMDPNVTFALSCGTRSSPAVRIYTADGVAAELEKSKLEYLQASIAVTNTKKIALPELLLRNMFDFSVDMTSLVQWVCQQLPTSGSLRKSMVDCFRSHNSGKVSITVEKIPYDFEFQYLLAM